The sequence actacaaCAAAAGTCTCTGCATAAAAAAGTCTACAGTAACAACTTTATAGCTACAACCCATTTATCTACAGCTAAACATCTACACAGCTAAATTTTTAAAGCCACATTCGAACCAATCATCACCATTTATATCTCGATCATTGGCATGTACTCAGTTTTAAAGTTTGCTAAGTTAGTTTGTTTAATGCTCATGTGTACTACTTGTTAATTGTATATCTGGAGTTAGTGGCGATTTTAGTTCTTATGGTTTGTTTCTGTAAGTTGTTCCAATGTGGATTCTAGGTACCACCTTTTTGTGGGCTCTTAATTCCTATAGAGTTTTGTGGTGATGCTGCTAACTTATGTAgtagtaaaattaaaatttgtatttcacTTTCGAATGAGTTTCATCACTTATTAACCAAAACCCATTCTCTCTACTTTTCTCTTTAtcattttcaataaatttattttatttagtttttggtattTTCACCAATTCTGCTTTCGATGTAAGTTGAAAAAACTATATTCCCAGCAAAGCCCACACCTTTGATTCATCTGTGTCAATTTCTCCAAAACGGTGGTGCATCTTCGATCCCATTCTTCAAGATCTCAAAACCCAGAATCATGctttctttttcctcttcttccttgctTCGTACAAGTTTACACTTCCATGCTTCTTCCCACCAACCCGTCCCTATGTCTAGAACAAGTATTAGCCCGTTCCGTCGGAAACTCTTTTGCTGTTCCACCGCCACCAAATTCGATGTAATTTCTCAAAGTTTCTGCCTTTTATCTGCAATCAAATCTTATGCAATTGTAGTTGTTgtctaatagttttttttttgatatctgCAGAGTGTATCAAAGTCAGGAGGAGGTTTGCGTGAACCTGAGAACGATTCTGATGTTCTTATAGAATGTCGAGATGTCTACAAATCATTTGGGGATAAACATATCTTGAAAGGTGTTTCCTTTAAGGTAATGCTGTTCATGTTTTGTTAAAGGATATTTCTACCTTTAGACAAGATTTTAGGATTGTTCAAAACACATtctaaactgtttttttttttttgggtaatgTAGATTAGACATGGGGAAGCTGTTGGGGTGATTGGTCCTTCTGGGACTGGAAAATCAACCATTTTAAAGATCATGGCTGGTCTTCTTGCTCCAGACAAGGTCTGACaagtctttcctttttttttctctctctctctctagttagATGATGGTATCCTTTTAGGTTATGGGTTGTCTCTAATGATCAGGGAGAGGTTTATATACGAGGGAAAAAGCGAGCTGGTTTGATAAGTGATGAGGAGATATCAGGGCTTCGTATTGGCCTTGTAAGTGCTCTTCCTCATGACTCGTGCATTTTTTATGGTTTGGAGTTTTGTGTATCTAATGGGTTTTGTTTTACAGGTTTTTCAGAGTGCAGCTCTCTTTGATTCTCTTACAGTTCGTGAAAATGTTGGTTTTCTACTGTAAGTTGTTATACATCACCACTCATTGTCTCTAGCCAGAAAgtctttttattgatttaacCTTTCCATGTTATAACTAATTTCAGCTATGAGAATTCAAAAATGTCGGAGAATCAAATATCTGAGCTTGTGACACAGACCTTGGCAGCTGTTGGTTTGAAGGTACCCTAATTTATCACATCAGTTATGAAAGATTTGCTTCACCTAGAAACATCTTGTTCCTTATGATTTTATTCTTTTCTAATAAGATCAGGGTGTTGAGAATCGACTGCCTTCTGAGCTATCTGGTGGGATGAAGAAAAGGGTTGCTTTAGCTCGTTCACTTATTTTCGATACAACAAAGGAGGTCATAGAGCCAGAGGTAACCCAAAGATTCATGCTAGCTCCTGCATTTTGTATAGTTCTTGATAAAAGTGTATGTAACTCTATCATGCACtgcttttctcttcttcttaggTGCTCTTGTACGATGAGCCAACAGCTGGACTTGATCCCATTGCATCAACTGTAGTTGAAGATCTTATACGATCTGTTCACTTGACGGGGGAGGAGGATTCACTTGGGAAACCTGGGAAGATCGCCTCTTATTTGGTTGTTACCCATCAACATAGCACCATTCAAAGAGCTGTAGACAGGTCCTGATTATATAGTCCACATTCTTGAAATACATAACATGATatggtttttttctttcatcCCTTGAGAAGTTTGGGTTTCTTCTATTCAGGTTATTGTTTCTGTATGAAGGAAAAATCGTCTGGCAAGGAATGACTCATGAATTTACAACCTCAACAAATCCAATAGTTCAACAGGTCCTTTTTCTCTTACATCTTCACTTCTAATTTCAAACAAAATTGTATGTCAAAAGACAGGGAAGTACTTCAATTGAAGTTTTGAGTGTCATTCATCTTTTTGTTGTGGTATCTCTCAGTTTGCTACAGGCAGCCTTGACGGACCAATTAGATACTAAGGGACACAAACCAAGAAGTGGCGGCGGTACATTGTCTAGTTCATGGCAACACTGAGTTGAGTTGTGTGAAGAGTCCTCTTGCTCCTATTAAGATTCTAAAGAAACTAGATtctttatttcttccaaaacaAACCTTTTAAGCCTACTTGTAAACACTATTTTATCTTAGTAGAGCATAGATCAGGAAAGGATTGTAAGCTGAGGTTTCTTGTTTTAAGTAACAGTATAATCATATATGAGAATTGGGTTTTAAGGTGGCAAACATATGCCTCAAATTAAGTTGTGTATGCCTCCTCTAACTCTCAGTAAGATTCTAAAGAAACTGTCTAGAGCAAAGCAATTGATTCACAAGCGTTCTGAAACAAAGTTTAATGCAGACGTTAGTGCAAAGAAAAGGACTTGCATTCTCAGACAAAACTGAAACTCTAGTTGCAACTGATACACTTGTGACTCTAATCAAAGGTtctctatatatctatattcaTACagtagaagaaaagaaagaaaagacttTAAATTTTTTCAGCTACCCAACTTGAAAGCATCAACAAAGAGACCCAAACAAACACCAGCTTTCCAGAAATTCATAAAGACAACAAAAGACTGAAACTTCTTCCCAGAAGAAGAGGCAGatgtctccttcttcttcttcttatacatAAGCATACCGATTCCTTCAATGGCAGCCACGACGATACCCGCAACCAGCACGTCCCAATCACCGGTTTGGCCAAGAATCGTGGCCAATGCATTAGCAGTGTAGAAACCAAGAAGCAGTAGAAATATCTTCATGGGAAAGTTTTGTCTCGCGGAGTTTATCTTCACAAGCAGCTGTTTGCCTAACGCAGCCGCGATTCTGCCTAATCTAGTGCTACCTAGACCTGTTCTGTCCCCTCCGTTGTCTCCAGGACCAGGAGGAGGAACTGAAGAGCCCGTGTCTAACGCAAACGCTACTCTCTGATTCGGTCTTCGAATCTGAAAACTGTTGAGAGAGAATGTTTCAGTGCCAAAAAGCAAAATTAAGAGATTCCCCTAAAAGTGGGTACCTTTTGATGGGATTGATCCTTGTGTGGAAGTGGAACACATTTATCATAAAGGGTCGACCTTTATCAATTTCGATGATTGATGGTGTTAAGATGCGTGAAGCTTGAATTTGAGATGCCATCAGAAGGAGAAGTGGGTTTGTGAGATTTAGGGTTGTTTTCAGCGAGTGACGGACGATAAGAAAGTTGGGTTTAAGACGAAAATGCTAGAAGCCTTGCTTGGAGACAAGGAtggagattttttaaaattcttctTCTATTCGTCTTACCATTTTTTGGCATGGGGACAACAAGGAATTAGAGAAAGGATAGTTAAGACGTCAAAGCATGAATTTTGGTAACATAACAAGTTTATAACAGGTTTACAGAAATTTGGGTCCTTCAAATCCATTTTGAGATGGGCAGAATAGCTATTTTTCCACGAAAATTATGATATAATGTCAAATCTTTCCGAAactattgttaatattttatagctATTTTTCTTCGAATTCATAGTTCGAGACCTATTTCTCCACATTGATCAAATTAGACAGTTATATCGATTTATTGTTTTATCTGAGACTAAACTGAATTTACGACCATAAGTAAGACCCGACCAAAAGTAACACCCgagcaaaaacaaaaatcaacccgACCCTTACATATgttcctaaacccaaaacacaaAACCCCGTAATCCTCAAACTAAAATAAGAATCCTAAATTCACTTTCTGGAACCTCGTCAAGTTGAATTGAAGGCTTTTTCACGAAGTTTTCAACTAGTTGTTCGATTTCGAATTTGTCTCTCTCCACAACATCTTTGTCGAATTCATCTTCCACGATTGGACTCTCCATGTTTTGTAAAGCTCCAAAGATGACTCCATTGATTTCTGCTTCCAAATCGAATGAGATTTTGTTTTATAGGGCTCAACAAATTggggattttttagttaaaagtttcGAAGGAATAACAGGTCTGGATTTggatcacttttttttttctaatgagTCTGGGTCTCAAATCGTGTTTAAATCGATCTTATTTGGTTAACTATCAACTTTAATCGGTTTAGTTAAGACGCGAAAGCATAAATTTTGGTAACATAACAAGTTTATAGAAATTTGGATCCTTCAAATCCATCTTGAGATAGatagataattaataaaataaattacaattatctaaattggtaaataaaattaaactgaagattaaaaagattataagaacacaaaagaaagagaaatagcTTCAAATAGTTTTAAAACATCTTTTTGTTTACAAACTAACCCACAAAAATCAATTTGACCaaaatatgtttcattaaaggttaaatgaaaattatacaattcctaaaaatatactaaatgtATAGATATTTCAAAAATCGAACTTTCcgaaattttttgtttcaaaattattttatgaaacgatttttttttttaaaaaataggaaGGCTTTCTGAAATCTGTATGATATCTTCTTGAATTAAAGttattcataaacatatatTCATGAAAGTCTTTCTAAACATACATTTatgaatgtatttttaaaatacacatTTATGAAAGTTTGCctaaattttataaagattATACATAGTTATCAATATATtcctaaattttataaaatattatacttcTTCAGTTTTATTTGCTGAAATATGGCTTATAACTTAAATTCAAGAAGGTGTATCATACATATTTCAGAAAGCCTTCCtaattttttcaataaaatcgtttcatgaaaatttattgaaaatatatatgagtctaaacatcccactctttaataatctttctatttttacaattagagcaagaacatcttaacatacccgtTTTTGCTTCCGATTGTCgatgaactaaccccatgaattcggttatacctcgttggtattcttccgtaagcaatctcgtgttgggatccaaatgaggtcgatcgatccaagaacgataataatttgaagaagacatgtttttttcaattaaattcgtgtgtaaatatagtatgtgagagaggatgaagaaatggagtgaatgaagaggatgggggtgcgggtatttatagatgaaatgctgccgacagtaccgaggaaattccgacggaatccCGACGGCAACGGCTTTTTCCtcgaaatttttaaaatcccccaacggttctctaacggctataatatatcatcGGATATTCGTCGGTGTTTTTCGAGGAATatgatttcctcggtatttcatcggtatattccgaggaaattctgaggaaacccaaaatttgggtttcttcggaaattcgtcgaaatattccgaggatttcattttccgtcagaatgtcAGTCAGAATtacgttgttttcttgtagtgatatattcctaaatttataaaatattatacttcTTCAGTTTTATTTGCTGAAATATGGCTTATAACTTAAATTCAAGAAGGTATCATACATATTTCAGAAAGCCTTCCtaattttttcaataaaatCGTTTCATAAAATCGTTTCATGAAATACTGCCAGAGCTTTAAGCCCAGAAGTCGATGGTTGGAACTAGAATTAGAATATATGTTGAGACGTCAAGAGACCCCAACTGTACTTATTCCGGCCTAGATctattgaatatatttttgaaactctTTATAAACTGAAACTTCTGTTTTCTCTTATTCAACAAAGACAACGTAAGCGTTGCTTAAATAACAAAGCGTACAACTACTTCCTACAAACTCGTTAACAACTAAACCACTTCCTATAACAGAGGAAGACTTATTCAAATAACTTAAACAACAAGAAATACTTGAAACAAACACCGAAAGACTCGGTCTTCTTTATTCATCAATCCCTCCCTTAAACTTGAACTTCTTCCTCAAGTTTAACCTTCCTTCACTGTTACTCCAATGTCTGCCCTCAACTTCTCGAACACTTCAAGTTTTACCGGTTTTGTCATGATATCCGCTAATTGCTCATGAGTTGAACAATACTCCATTGAAATGATACCTTCATTCACGAGCTCTCTTAAGAAATGGAACCTCACATGTATATGCTTGCTTCTTCCATGTAGCACAGGATTCTTTGATAACTTGATAGCTGAACTGTTGTCGCAGAAAAGAACCGTACCATCACCTTGATCAAACCCGATTTCAGTTAACATATTCCTCATCCATACAGCTTGACAAGCTCCATTTGCTGCAGCAACATACTCTGCCTCCGTGGTAGAAAGAGTAACGATGGGCTGTTTCTTTGAGCTCCAGGACACAGCTCCTCCTCCAAACATAAATGTAAAACCTGATGTGCTTTTTCTATCGTCTTCATCGCCTGCATAATCACTATCCACATACCCCACAAGTTTTTCTTCTCCACCACGCAAGTACTGAATTCCGAAACCTGCAGTCCCTTTCACATACCTCATGATACGCTTGACAGCCATCATGTGTTCCTCTCTTGGATTCTCCATGTATCTACTGACCACATTCACAGAATATATTAAATCAGGTCGAGTAGCTGTTAGGTACCTCAAGCTTCCCACAAGTTGCTTGTAAGCCGTTGGATCCACTTCTTCTCCAGCTCCTCTCTTTGTCAGTTTGTTGCCTGGAACCATCGGATTTCTCACAGCATTGCAATCCTGCATCCCATACTTCTTCAGAGTCTCCAGAGCATACTTTCTCTGACTTATAAAGATCCCAGCTTCATCTTGTACAACCTCCACACCTAGAAAGTACTTCATCTTCCCTAAGTCCGTcattgaaaactcttcttgcaTCGATTTTTTGAAGCTATCAAGCATGCTTTCCGAGTTGCTGGTGTAGATGAGATCATCGACGTACAGACTGATGATCAACGAGTTCCCTCCTTCTGTCTTTACGAACAATGTGTGTTCGCAGtaacacttcacaaagccttCCCTCATAAAGTAACTCTCGATCCTGCTGTACCAGGCCCTAGGAGCTTGTCTCAGACCATATAGAGCCTTCTTTAACTTGTAAACCTTCTCACCATCTTCCTGAGACTCAAACCCCTTGGGTTGTTCCACGTAAACATCCTCCTTCAGCTCACCGTGCAGGAACGCGCTCTTCACATCTAGTTGGTAAATGCTCCATCCCCTTTGAGCCGAAAGACCAAGTATCAACCTGATTGTGTCCCAtctggccactggtgcaaagacttcatggaagtctacTCCATAGGTTTGGTGAAATCCCTTAGCCACAAGCCTTGCTTTATACTTATCCACCTCTCCTTTTTCATTCAGCTTGGTCTTGAAAACCCATTTTACGCCTATCACCTTTGCGTTCTCAGGTAGACTGACTAACTCCCATGTCTCATTCTCTTCTATCGATTCAATCTCGGCTTCCATGGCTCTCCTCCATATGTCATATCTGACCGCTTCTTCAAACTTCTCTGGATCATCACCGGAGACAAACATGGCAATCAAttcttcaccatcttcttccatAATCAGACCCCTCCCATCAACTACGTAATCTTTCATCCAGACTGGTTTGAGTTTGCTCCTTCCTGCTCTGCCTGTGTTTGATCTCTCTCCTGTTCCTGgaacattttcttcttctaccGCTTCTGATGCAGGAACATGTTCTTCTTCTACCATTTCTTCATTTGCTACCGGTTCTGCCTCCAGATTCTCACCCTGACTCTtctcttcttcagcttcatcatcCAAACATTCCACAAACTTTTCTTCATCGTCATTACCTTCCCAACTCCACTGCATCTCCTCGTCAAACCTCACGTCTTTGCTTATTATAATCCTCTTCCCAATAGGATCataaagtctataagctttCGACTCCTTACTCACACCAAACATGACGCATCTCACGCTCTTCTCATCTAGCTTCACACGCTTCTCGTAAGGTATAAGCGCATAAGCTACACAGCCAAACACACGAAGATGTTCTACAGTCGGCTTGTGATTGCTCCACCTTTCACTTGGCGTTACTTCTCCTAGTCTCTTTGTTGGGCTTCTGTTGAGGATGTGAACAGCATATTGTGTTGCCTCTGTCCAATACCTGAGCGGTACCTTCATACCAAACAGCATGCACCTCACCATATTCATGATGCTTCTGTTCTTTCTTTCCGCAACGCCGTTCTGTTGGGGCGTGTATGCGGCTGTCAGTTGCCGTTTGATACCGTGTTCCACGCAGTAGTCCTGAAACGCCTTGGAGTTGTATTCTCCACCTCTGTCTGTTCTGAGACAGACAAGCAGCTCCCCACTTTCCCTCTCTGCAGCATTCTTGAACTCCTTGAAGGTTCTCAGCGCCTCTGATTTCTCAGCAAGAAAGAAGGTCCAGCATTTTCGGCTATACTCATCAATGAAATTAATTATGTACCTCTTGCCGCTTTCAGATGTGGGTGAGATAGGCCCGCAGATGTCGCTGTGAATCAGCTCCAGTCGTCGTGTTGCTCTCCATAGACTCTTCTTTGGTATCTTTTCTCTAATCTGCTTCCCCTTCATACATACTTCACACACTGTCCCATTGATGTTGATCTTTGGTAGACCTTCCACCATTGCCTTATCTGCTAACGTTAGCAAACTGTTGTGATTCAGATGTCCGAAGCGTTTGTGCCAAGTTTCCTCCAACGTCTCCACCATACTCTGAACTTGGTTTGCTTCTAGTGCTTCCTTGGGCTCCTTGACGACAGCAGTTACTACAAACATCCTGTTTGTGGTCATTACAGAGTGCATGATCAGCCTGCGCTGTTGTTTGTGCCAAATCTCACACGTATCTTCCTCGATTATTATCCTCAACCCTTTCTGCTGCAACTGACCGACAGATAACAGATTATTCTTCAACCCCGGCACGAAGTAGACTGCAGTGATCACTTGAATGACACCATTAATCTCCAACCTTAAGTTGCCTTTCCCTTCCACTTGCATCCGCCTATTATCTCCAAGCTTCACTTGTTGTCTGAACTTGTTGTCAAAATCTAAGAACCATCCCTTGTTTCCACACATGTGATTGCTACATCCGGAATCCAAGTACCACACATgtctttcttcagtctcaacttGAGCCATCAACAGGATATCCTCCTCCAGTTCCGCATAGTTAGCCGCCTTCTCCCAGCTAGGACATTCGTTTTTGAAATGTCCCAACTTATG is a genomic window of Brassica napus cultivar Da-Ae chromosome A2, Da-Ae, whole genome shotgun sequence containing:
- the LOC106406729 gene encoding protein TRIGALACTOSYLDIACYLGLYCEROL 3, chloroplastic; amino-acid sequence: MLSFSSSSLLRTSLHFHASSHQPVPMSRTSISPFRRKLFCCSTATKFDSVSKSGGGLREPENDSDVLIECRDVYKSFGDKHILKGVSFKIRHGEAVGVIGPSGTGKSTILKIMAGLLAPDKGEVYIRGKKRAGLISDEEISGLRIGLVFQSAALFDSLTVRENVGFLLYENSKMSENQISELVTQTLAAVGLKGVENRLPSELSGGMKKRVALARSLIFDTTKEVIEPEVLLYDEPTAGLDPIASTVVEDLIRSVHLTGEEDSLGKPGKIASYLVVTHQHSTIQRAVDRLLFLYEGKIVWQGMTHEFTTSTNPIVQQFATGSLDGPIRY
- the LOC106406730 gene encoding ycf20-like protein isoform X2 codes for the protein MASQIQASRILTPSIIEIDKGRPFMINVFHFHTRINPIKSFQIRRPNQRVAFALDTGSSVPPPGPGDNGGDRTGLGSTRLGRIAAALGKQLLVKINSARQNFPMKIFLLLLGFYTANALATILGQTGDWDVLVAGIVVAAIEGIGMLMYKKKKKETSASSSGKKFQSFVVFMNFWKAGVCLGLFVDAFKLGS
- the LOC106406730 gene encoding ycf20-like protein isoform X1; amino-acid sequence: MASQIQASRILTPSIIEIDKGRPFMINVFHFHTRINPIKSSFQIRRPNQRVAFALDTGSSVPPPGPGDNGGDRTGLGSTRLGRIAAALGKQLLVKINSARQNFPMKIFLLLLGFYTANALATILGQTGDWDVLVAGIVVAAIEGIGMLMYKKKKKETSASSSGKKFQSFVVFMNFWKAGVCLGLFVDAFKLGS